One Hordeum vulgare subsp. vulgare chromosome 4H, MorexV3_pseudomolecules_assembly, whole genome shotgun sequence DNA window includes the following coding sequences:
- the LOC123450060 gene encoding probable protein phosphatase 2C 31 isoform X1, whose protein sequence is MGNGITKNSGNTSASVVSSDQVPGDIHGNSFMYVPIAIAFNKSPMGTVLSSKTPFFSLFGAAINANQATSSSMPSFRLLNELMGPQSSGCTVKSSCSFAAAPLLQATPTRSSMYGRFFNSSGTASTIANQLAGRPFMSGMLDRSFSSSSSFVSHQPSVSHLMVEHGAMSSRRCNERPIDKFLDASASKLDFRVPHNKLLSEGPTEASVMDSSSNGNHHSPPSHNVQWTQGMAGEDRFQVALSEEHGWVFVGIYDGFIGPDATDYLFANLHVAVHHALKGVLWDNIQCNEPATTADHLFFLDGGNHSPEFDRKPAKRGRTEHREADNSATSGGNLPMHDEVLKALEQALRETEEAFFEAAEQGAADNPEIGLMGSCVLVMLMKGEDVYVMNVGDSRAMLVSRREPSRNNIHGKVVAQDLQQSKTKIMHSHDMGGLQSVQLNAEHNTSVEEEVKRIKGEHLDDRNAIIYGKVKGKLSVTRAFGAGYLKEPKWNNRLLASFKIDYIGEEPYINCIPSLCHHRIGPNDKFLVLSSDGLYQYFTNKEVVNMVEMFTAMFPEGNPAHHLVVELLLRAARKAGMDYDELLKIPHYERRMYHDDVSVIVISFKGGMWRSSV, encoded by the exons ATGGGCAATGGCATCACCAAAAACTCCGGCAACACCTCTGCATCGGTCGTCTCATCGGACCAAGTGCCCGGTGATATCCATGGCAACTCCTTCATGTATGTGCCAATAGCCATCGCCTTCAACAAGTCCCCAATGGGTACTGTGTTATCATCGAAAACACCCTTCTTCTCATTGTTTGGGGCAGCCATCAACGCCAACCAAGCGACGTCATCTTCAATGCCGTCCTTCCGCCTTCTTAATGAGTTGATGGGGCCGCAATCATCTGGATGCACCGTTAAGAGCTCGTGCTCCTTCGCCGCTGCACCGCTGCTACAGGCCACACCAACTAGGTCGTCCATGTATGGCCGCTTCTTCAATTCATCCGGCACCGCATCCACTATCGCCAACCAACTGGCAGGGCGGCCCTTCATGTCTGGTATGCTAGACCGCTCCTTCTCATCGTCCTCCTCCTTTGTTAGTCACCAGCCCAGTGTTTCTCATCTCATGGTTGAACATGGAGCCATGAGCTCTCGGCGTTGCAATGAGCGACCTATCGACAAATTCTTGGATGCATCCGCCTCCAAGCTCGATTTCAGGGTGCCACACAACAAGCTCCTATCAGAGGGTCCTACTGAGGCGTCAGTTATGGATTCCTCTAGCAACGGGAATCACCACTCGCCACCGAGCCACAATGTGCAGTGGACTCAAGGCATGGCCGGCGAGGACCGGTTCCAGGTGGCGCTCTCAGAGGAGCACGGGTGGGTGTTTGTGGGGATTTATGACGGCTTCATCGGTCCCGATGCAACCGACTACCTCTTTGCGAACCTCCATGTCGCCGTGCATCACGCACTCAAGGGTGTGCTCTGGGACAACATCCAGTGCAATGAACCGGCAACCACCGCCGATCACCTCTTTTTCCTGGATGGAGGCAATCACAGCCCAGAATTTGATCGTAAGCCAGCGAAGAGGGGTCGAACAGAACATCGTGAGGCAGACAATTCTGCCACGTCTGGGGGCAACTTGCCAATGCACGACGAAGTCCTCAAGGCGCTAGAACAGGCGCTGAGGGAGACGGAGGAGGCATTTTTCGAGGCAGCGGAGCAGGGCGCAGCCGACAACCCGGAGATTGGGCTGATGGGGTCATGCGTGCTAGTGATGCTGATGAAGGGCGAGGACGTTTATGTGATGAACGTCGGGGACAGTCGTGCCATGCTGGTGAGTCGACGGGAGCCTAGTCGTAACAACATCCACGGTAAGGTGGTGGCACAGGATCTGCAACAATCCAAGACCAAGATCATGCACTCACACGACATGGGTGGCCTACAGTCTGTGCAGCTCAACGCTGAACACAATACCTCCGTTGAGGAG GAGGTAAAGAGGATCAAGGGCGAACATCTCGATGATCGCAACGCCATCATCTACGGCAAGGTGAAGGGGAAACTCAGCGTCACCAGAGCATTCGGGGCTGGCTACCTCAAGGAG CCAAAGTGGAACAATAGGTTGTTAGCGTCCTTCAAGATCGATTACATCGGCGAGGAGCCCTACATCAATTGCATCCCATCACTGTGCCACCACCGTATCGGTCCCAACGACAAGTTCCTGGTGTTGTCGTCCGACGGGCTCTATCAGTATTTCACCAACAAAGAGGTGGTTAATATGGTAGAGATGTTCACAGCTATGTTTCCTGAGGGCAATCCTGCTCATCATCTCGTCGTTGAATTGTTACTTCGGGCTGCAAGGAAGGCTG GTATGGACTACGATGAACTGCTCAAGATACCCCATTATGAAAGGAGGATGTACCATGATGACGTTTCCGTCATCGTGATCTCGTTCAAGGGGGGAATGTGGAGATCCTCCGTTTAG
- the LOC123450060 gene encoding probable protein phosphatase 2C 31 isoform X2, whose protein sequence is MGNGITKNSGNTSASVVSSDQVPGDIHGNSFMYVPIAIAFNKSPMGTVLSSKTPFFSLFGAAINANQATSSSMPSFRLLNELMGPQSSGCTVKSSCSFAAAPLLQATPTRSSMYGRFFNSSGTASTIANQLAGRPFMSAMSSRRCNERPIDKFLDASASKLDFRVPHNKLLSEGPTEASVMDSSSNGNHHSPPSHNVQWTQGMAGEDRFQVALSEEHGWVFVGIYDGFIGPDATDYLFANLHVAVHHALKGVLWDNIQCNEPATTADHLFFLDGGNHSPEFDRKPAKRGRTEHREADNSATSGGNLPMHDEVLKALEQALRETEEAFFEAAEQGAADNPEIGLMGSCVLVMLMKGEDVYVMNVGDSRAMLVSRREPSRNNIHGKVVAQDLQQSKTKIMHSHDMGGLQSVQLNAEHNTSVEEEVKRIKGEHLDDRNAIIYGKVKGKLSVTRAFGAGYLKEPKWNNRLLASFKIDYIGEEPYINCIPSLCHHRIGPNDKFLVLSSDGLYQYFTNKEVVNMVEMFTAMFPEGNPAHHLVVELLLRAARKAGMDYDELLKIPHYERRMYHDDVSVIVISFKGGMWRSSV, encoded by the exons ATGGGCAATGGCATCACCAAAAACTCCGGCAACACCTCTGCATCGGTCGTCTCATCGGACCAAGTGCCCGGTGATATCCATGGCAACTCCTTCATGTATGTGCCAATAGCCATCGCCTTCAACAAGTCCCCAATGGGTACTGTGTTATCATCGAAAACACCCTTCTTCTCATTGTTTGGGGCAGCCATCAACGCCAACCAAGCGACGTCATCTTCAATGCCGTCCTTCCGCCTTCTTAATGAGTTGATGGGGCCGCAATCATCTGGATGCACCGTTAAGAGCTCGTGCTCCTTCGCCGCTGCACCGCTGCTACAGGCCACACCAACTAGGTCGTCCATGTATGGCCGCTTCTTCAATTCATCCGGCACCGCATCCACTATCGCCAACCAACTGGCAGGGCGGCCCTTCATGTCTG CCATGAGCTCTCGGCGTTGCAATGAGCGACCTATCGACAAATTCTTGGATGCATCCGCCTCCAAGCTCGATTTCAGGGTGCCACACAACAAGCTCCTATCAGAGGGTCCTACTGAGGCGTCAGTTATGGATTCCTCTAGCAACGGGAATCACCACTCGCCACCGAGCCACAATGTGCAGTGGACTCAAGGCATGGCCGGCGAGGACCGGTTCCAGGTGGCGCTCTCAGAGGAGCACGGGTGGGTGTTTGTGGGGATTTATGACGGCTTCATCGGTCCCGATGCAACCGACTACCTCTTTGCGAACCTCCATGTCGCCGTGCATCACGCACTCAAGGGTGTGCTCTGGGACAACATCCAGTGCAATGAACCGGCAACCACCGCCGATCACCTCTTTTTCCTGGATGGAGGCAATCACAGCCCAGAATTTGATCGTAAGCCAGCGAAGAGGGGTCGAACAGAACATCGTGAGGCAGACAATTCTGCCACGTCTGGGGGCAACTTGCCAATGCACGACGAAGTCCTCAAGGCGCTAGAACAGGCGCTGAGGGAGACGGAGGAGGCATTTTTCGAGGCAGCGGAGCAGGGCGCAGCCGACAACCCGGAGATTGGGCTGATGGGGTCATGCGTGCTAGTGATGCTGATGAAGGGCGAGGACGTTTATGTGATGAACGTCGGGGACAGTCGTGCCATGCTGGTGAGTCGACGGGAGCCTAGTCGTAACAACATCCACGGTAAGGTGGTGGCACAGGATCTGCAACAATCCAAGACCAAGATCATGCACTCACACGACATGGGTGGCCTACAGTCTGTGCAGCTCAACGCTGAACACAATACCTCCGTTGAGGAG GAGGTAAAGAGGATCAAGGGCGAACATCTCGATGATCGCAACGCCATCATCTACGGCAAGGTGAAGGGGAAACTCAGCGTCACCAGAGCATTCGGGGCTGGCTACCTCAAGGAG CCAAAGTGGAACAATAGGTTGTTAGCGTCCTTCAAGATCGATTACATCGGCGAGGAGCCCTACATCAATTGCATCCCATCACTGTGCCACCACCGTATCGGTCCCAACGACAAGTTCCTGGTGTTGTCGTCCGACGGGCTCTATCAGTATTTCACCAACAAAGAGGTGGTTAATATGGTAGAGATGTTCACAGCTATGTTTCCTGAGGGCAATCCTGCTCATCATCTCGTCGTTGAATTGTTACTTCGGGCTGCAAGGAAGGCTG GTATGGACTACGATGAACTGCTCAAGATACCCCATTATGAAAGGAGGATGTACCATGATGACGTTTCCGTCATCGTGATCTCGTTCAAGGGGGGAATGTGGAGATCCTCCGTTTAG
- the LOC123450061 gene encoding E3 ubiquitin-protein ligase RFWD3-like, translating into MPPRPRGRRASPPVLILEDEDLDFEVSYSEGEDGDYGGGSDSSPSSSSLSGEEGTDVEDGARSEEEEEEGEESVAEGCGLAVQARVPGGGATAQRAANAPTCPVCMEPWTSEGEHRISCIPCGHVYGRSCLERWLTQHGNASATCPQCGRRFKHKDIINIYAPEVAVPNNDLEKQLWFCRQKLESLEEVVLKQGKLLDEIVAEKNHRSTHGDVGVSKRQKIGEHSDGRTYLEPSASTSAASASSNSCLFVLLKELSFDGARVMGIDASNQIILASGKAPGVGGEHVLRKISMLSNHEARTIQLPPDTKVVKDICILPGGSALFASLGKRLSLFSMMTDSVVLQCNLPVSAWSCSAHDSDSHRVYAGLQDGRVLVFDTRQPSRPLHSMAGLSKHLVHTLHSVTDNSGSRKVLSASAIGPCMWDADGNQSSPKLLLEDNNQRVCFSLACSPLSSDLLVASYRPKADYSSGDAAPSQVYLSQTPTQSGAGKLGQHTVITRTGRASFVEGSTCHSNVSEVRMCKSAIVPCGHGEHLFAYGDELHRGVLTWQLPSLGFHSGLRTHRHQILDLRYAGSPAGGADLGCLSDDKLQVYRVDR; encoded by the exons atgcCGCCGCGTCCCCGGGGCAGGCGCGCGTCTCCTCCGGTGCTGATCCTGGAGGACGAGGACCTCGATTTCGAGGTCAGCTACAGCGAAGGGGAGGACGGGGACTATGGGGGAGGGTCagattcctccccctcctcctcgtcgttgtcGGGGGAGGAGGGAACGGATGTAGAGGACGGCGCaagatcggaggaggaggaggaggagggggaggagagcgTCGCGGAGGGATGCGGACTGGCCGTGCAAGCTAGGGTtcccggcggcggcgcgacggcgcAGAGGGCGGCGAACGCCCCCACTTGTCCCGTGTGTATGGAGCCCTGGACCTCCGAAGGCGAGCATCGCATCAG CTGCATTCCTTGCGGGCATGTCTACGGCAGATCTTGCCTCGAGAGATGGTTAACGCAGCACGGTAATGCTAGTGCGACG TGCCCTCAATGTGGAAGAAGGTTTAAACATAAGGACATTATCAACATCTATGCACCGGAGGTTGCGGTTCCCAATAATGATCTTGAGAAG CAATTATGGTTTTGCAGGCAAAAGCTTGAATCTCTTGAGGAAGTG GTCCTGAAACAAGGGAAGTTGCTTGACGAGATAGTTGCTGAGAAG AATCACAGGTCAACACATGGTGAtgttggtgtctcaaaacgacag AAAATAGGCGAGCACTCGGATGGAAGAACATATCTGGAACCGTCAGCCTCAACCAGTGCAGCCTCAGCCTCTAGCAACAGTTGCCTCTTTGTTTTACTG AAGGAATTATCTTTTGATGGCGCTCGAGTCATGGGtatagatgcatctaaccaaatAATACTTGCTTCTGGGAAGGCACCTGGTGTGGGTGGAGAACATGTTCTTAGAAAG ATTAGCATGCTATCCAACCATGAAGCACGTACAATACAGCTTCCTCCTGATACTAAAGTTGTTAAGGACATATGTATCTTGCCTGGTGGCTCTGCTCTTTTTGCATCACTAGGCAAAAGGCTCTCACTCTTTAG CATGATGACCGACAGTGTTGTTCTTCAATGTAATTTACCG gTTTCTGCTTGGTCATGTTCAGCACATGACTCTGATTCACATCGCGTTTATGCTGGCTTGCAG GATGGCAGGGTTTTGGTATTTGATACTCGTCAGCCTTCAAGACCCTTGCATTCCATGGCGGGGCTATCTAAACATCTGGTCCATACACTCCACTCTGTCACTGATAACAGCGGTTCCAGAAAGGTTCTTTCGGCTTCTGCTATAGGGCCTTGCATGTGGGATGCTGATGGCAATCAAAGCAG TCCGAAGCTACTACTAGAGGATAATAACCAACGCGTCTGCTTCTCTCTTGCTTGTTCCCCTCTATCGAGCGATCTGTTGGTAGCCTCCTACCGGCCCAAGGCTGATTACTCATCAGGAGACGCTGCTCCCTCTCAAGTGTACCTATCACAGACGCCGACGCAATCTGGTGCAGGAAAACTGGGTCAGCACACCGTCATCACGAGGACAGGCAGGGCATCCTTTGTTGAGGGCAGCACATGCCACTCCAACGTGAGTGAAGTGCGCATGTGCAAATCGGCAATTGTACCTTGCGGGCATGGCGAGCATCTCTTCGCCTACGGGGACGAGTTGCACCGTGGGGTCCTGACCTGGCAACTACCTTCCCTTGGGTTCCACTCTGGCCTGAGAACCCACCGTCATCAGATCCTCGACCTAAGATATGCGGGAAGTCCAGCAGGAGGTGCGGACCTCGGGTGCCTGAGCGATGATAAGTTGCAGGTTTACAGAGTTGATAGATAG